TGCTCGAATGGGCTGGTTTGGAAGCGCCGCATGTGCCATTCAAGCAACGCACCGCACGTGAGATAGAGAAGGCTTCGCAACCGTTCACACCTAAATCACGCAAAACTGAAGCTGTCACCGCAGATGCTGAGGCAGTAGCGAACCAGCGCAATCCAAGAAGAGTAACCAAGACCAGACAAGAAGCCGATAAGTCTGCTACTCCAACTAATAAACCTTTTCAGGCAGCTAAACCCAGGAAACCTGCCCAAAACAGGCGGATCAGGCAGGCCTCTGATGTGCCAAGCCCGCAGCAAAAACGAGGTAGTAAGTCTAAGCGCTAGTCAGGTGCTATGTCTATTAGTGTTGAAGCAACTGTTCTTTTGTTAGCAAGAACACAAACGCGTTACCAGACTCAACCTCTAGCCAGATAAAAGGCAGTTCTGGATAGGCTTCAATCAGGGCATCGCGGTTATGCCCGATTTCTACTACCAAAATACCACCATCATTCAGGTAATTACCAACTTCGTTCAAGATAGTGTGGGTGTGATCAAGCCCTGCAATACCGCTACCTAAAGCGATTTGAGGTTCATTTCTGTATTCTTGCGGTAGTTGTGCCATGGATGGCGCATCCACATAAGGTGGATTGCTGATAATCAAGTCGTAGGTCTTGCCGCTGAGTGCGCTAAACATGTCAGATTGAATCGCGCTGATCTGGTCTTGCAAACCGTAGTTGGCAATATTGATGTTGGCAACGGCGATTGCGTCTGGCGAAATATCGATTACATCTATCGCAGCATTGGGGAATGCATGTGCCATCAGCACGCCGAGACAGCCACTACCCGTGCAGATATCGGCAGCGCTTTCAACCATTTCCTGATACTCAATCCAAGGGCTCAGGCCATTTTCAAGCAGCTCTGCAATGAATGAGCGAGGCACGATCACGCGTTCATCTACGTAGAATTTAAAACCTTTGAGCCATGCTTCCCTGAGTAAATAGGCCGTGGGGGTACGGTCGGTGATGCGGCGTTCTATGAGATGGGCTAAATGCTTACGTTCTGCTTCCGTAATCACGGCATCAAGAAAATTTTCCAGCGTATCCA
This genomic window from Methyloradius palustris contains:
- the prmB gene encoding 50S ribosomal protein L3 N(5)-glutamine methyltransferase yields the protein MIHYPRLTEELFTIRDWLRFTVSRFEESGIFFGHGTDNAYDEAVWLIMSGLHLPMDTLENFLDAVITEAERKHLAHLIERRITDRTPTAYLLREAWLKGFKFYVDERVIVPRSFIAELLENGLSPWIEYQEMVESAADICTGSGCLGVLMAHAFPNAAIDVIDISPDAIAVANINIANYGLQDQISAIQSDMFSALSGKTYDLIISNPPYVDAPSMAQLPQEYRNEPQIALGSGIAGLDHTHTILNEVGNYLNDGGILVVEIGHNRDALIEAYPELPFIWLEVESGNAFVFLLTKEQLLQH